GACACTTGTGTGGTCCTTGTGTGATCCTTTAGTGGGCACTTGTGTGGTCCTTCAGTGGACACTTGTGTGGTCCTTCAGTGGACACTTGTGTGGTCCTTCATTGGGGACTGTATCCCTACACATCACTTCTGTGTTCCATCAGTGGGGACTGTATCCCTACACATCAGTTCTGTGTTCCATCATTGGGGACTGTATCCCTACACATCACATCTGTGTTCCATCATTGGGGACTGTATCCCTACACATCAGTTCTGTGTTCCTTCATTGGGGACTGTATCCCTACACATCACTTCTGTGTTCCATCAGTGGGACTGTATCCCTACACATCACTTCTGTGTTCCATCAGTGGGACTGTATCCCTACACATCACTTCTGTGTTCCATCAGTGGGGACTGTATCCCTACACATCACTTCTGTGTTCCTTCATTGGGGACTGTATCCCTACACATCACATCTGTGTTCCATCATTGGGGACTGTATCCCTACACATCACTTCTGTGTTCCATCAGTGGGGACTGTATCCCTACACATCAGTTCTGTGTTCCATCAGTGGGGACTGTATCCCTACACTTCAGTTCTGTGTTCCATCAGTGGGGACTGTATCCCTACACATCAGTTCTGTGTTCCTTCAGTGGGGACTGTATCCCTACACATCACTTCTGTGTTCCTTCATTGGGGACTGTATCCCTACACATCAGTTCTGTGTTCCATCAGTGGGGACTGTATCCCTACACATCAGTTCTGTGTTCCTTCATTGGGGACTGTATCCCTACACATCAGTTCTGTGTTCCATCAGTGGGGACTGTATCCCTACACATCACTTCTGTGTTCCTTCATTGGGGACTGTATCCCTACACATCACTTCTGTGTTCCATCAGTGGGACTGTATCCCTACACATCACATCTGTGTTCCATCAGTGGGGACTGTATCCCTACACATCACTTCTGTGTTCCATCAGTGGGGACTGTATCCCTACACATCAGTTCTGTGTTCCATCAGTGGGGACTGTATCCCTACACATCAGTTCTGTGTTCCATCATTGGGGACTGTATCCCTACACATCACTTCTGTGTTCCTTCATTGGGGACTGAATCCCTACACATCACTTCTGTGTTCCTTCATTGGGGACTGTATCCCTACACATCACTTCTGTGTTCCATCAGTGGGGACTGTATCCCTACACATCACTTCTGTGTTCCATCATTGGGGACTGTATCCCTACACATCAGTTCTGTGTTCCATCAGTGGGACTGTATCCCTACACATCAGTTCTGTGTTCCATCAGTGGGGACTGTATCCCTACACATCACTTCTGTGTTCCTTCAGTGGGGACTGTATCCCTACACATCACATCTGTGTTCCTTCAGTGGGGACTGTATCCCTACACATCACATCTGTGTTCCTTCATTGGGGACTGTATCCCTACACATCACATCTGTGTTCCTTCAGTGGGGACTGTATCCCTACACATCACATCTGTGTTCCTTCATTGGGGACTGTATCCCTACACATCACATCTGTGTTCCTTCATTGGGGACTGTATCCCTACACATCACATCTGTGTTCCTTCAGTGGGGACTGTATCCCTACACTTCAGTTCTGTGTTCCATCATTGGGGACTGTATCCCTACACATCAGTTCTGTGTTCCTTCAGTGGGGACTGTATCCCTACACATCACTTCTGTGTTCCTTCATTGGGGACTGTATCCCTACACATCAGTTCTGTGTTCCATCAGTGGGGACTGTATCCCTACACATCACATCTGTGTTCCTTCATTGGGGACTGTATCCCTACACATCACTTCTGTGTTCCATCATTGGGGACTGTATCCCTACACATCACTTCTGTGTTCCATCAGTGGGGACTGTATCCCTACACATCACTTCTGTGTTCCTTCATTGGGGACTGTATCCCTATATATCACTTCTATGTTTTATAATTGGAGATTGTATCTCTATACATCACTTCTGTGTTTTATCATTGGAGAATGTATCCCAACATATCACTTCTGTGTTCCGTCCGTGGGAACTGTATCCCTATACATCACTTCCGTGTTTCATCAGTGGAGACTGTATCCCTATACATCACTTCCGTGTTTCATCAGTGGAGACTGTATCCCTATACATCACTTCCGTGTTTCATCAGTGGAGACTGTATCCCTATACATCACTTCCATGTTTCATCAGTGGAGACTGTATCCCTATACATCACTTCCATGTTTCATCAGTGGAGACTGTATCCCTATACATCACTTCCGTGTTTCATCAGTGGAGACTGTATCCCTATACATCACTTCCGTGTTTCATCAGTGGAGACTGTATCCCTATACATCACTTCCATGTTTCATCAGTGGAGACTGTGTCCCTATACATCACTTCCGTGTTTCATCAGTGGAGACTGTGTCCCTATACATCACTTCCGTGTTTTATCGTTGGAGACTGTATCCCTATACATCACCTCCATTTTCCATCAGGGATGACTGTATCCCTATACATCAGTTCTATGTTTCATCAGTGGAGACTGTATCCATATACATCACTTCCATGTTCTTGATTGCACCTCACACTCATGTCAGTCAATGGATCAGATTGTACCACTTGACAGAACTGGTTGGACCTTTTGAAACGCAGTTATAACACAGGCAATGAAAAGTCTTCACAGCTTCTCGTTTACTGCAGGTGTGAAATCGAAGACCCGTCGTTACCTGAAAGACCTGTTTATCACGTTACTGGAGATGCAATGGCGTTacgtcatcctcctctttttcGGTACTTTCCTGGCTTTTTACCTGGCCTTTGCCCTGGTCTACTACCTGCTGGCCTGGCTGCACGGGGACTTCAGCAACCTGGGTACGTGGACAACAGGTTACTGGGGTACACGTGATGTGTTTTCTACTTTCTGTTTGGTGATGTGTTTTCTACTTTCTGTTTGGTGATGTGTTTTCTACTTTCTGTTTGGTGATGTGTTTTCTACTTTCCGTTTGGTGATGTGTTTTCTACTTTCTGTTTGGTGatgttttttctgctttctgtttggtGACGTGCTTATCTACTGTCTGTTTGGTCATGTGTTCCTCTACTGTCTGTTTGGTCATGTGTTCCTCTACtgtctgtttggtcatgagtTTATCTGCTGCctgtttggtgggggttttttggggtttttttctactTTCTCTTTTGTGATGTATTTCTGCACTGTTTTTCTGCTGATGTGTTTCACGGCTTTCTGTGTGGTGATGTATGTCTGTACTGTTTTGTGATGATTCCCTATTTTCTATTTTGAGATGTGTTTCTCTATATTCTGTTTGTCACAAAGCTGCAGTGTGCGTTTCGGGATTACTGGTAGGAATGGAAGGGTGGGGTTTACACCATGTTGTCAGTGTGAGGGGAATCTGTTCGCAATCCTGACTGTTCGCCACGAGATTAAATGACAGAGGGTCAGGTCGATTTGGGCCAAACGTTTCACATATTCTTAAGGTCTTAATTAAAATGCCTTGATTCGTATGGAATGGAAGACTACCATAACccgtgcattttttttctgttgagaaaggagggagatattgttgttgctgttgttgttgttaatgatgaagcctttgtttatttatctatttatttatttttgggagTTGTAGGGATTCGATGGGGTGTCAAATTGCGTCTGTGTCACCAGAGCACATTTGTACGTTTAACAAAGAGAACCAGTTTAATTTCGAAGTGACACCAGCGATGTGTACTTAACCTCCATATTTACCCCCCTTTCCTCATTGTGTTGGTTCAACAGACAACCCCGCTTACGCACCTTGCATCCAGAACCTGGAAGGCATGTGGGACGCCTTCCTGTTCTCCATAGAGACCCAGTCCACCATAGGCTACGGCATTATCTATGCGCACCCCGAGTGTGGCTCCACGCTGCCCTTCATCTTCCTGCAGGTGGCCGCTGGCTTCCTGTTTGAAACCCTGCTGTTTGGCTTCGTCTTTGCCAAGGTGGGACACTGCGGCTGGCAGGGGCGAGGTGGAGAGAGGGTGCCACAACTGTTTTCCAGATGAAGAAGAGagcgtttgatgtgtgtgtgtgatgacgtaaTTCTGGTGATTGGATCTTTCAGCGcacctccactgtgtgtgtgtgtgtgtgtgtgacagtgtgtgttattTCTTATCTTCTGCGTTGCTTGCAGGTACAAGTTGTATCGAAAACATCAGTTTTTGTGCAACTTTCTGAATTTTAGTTTTGCATGAATAACGTGTTGCGCGATATATTTATCGGCAGCTTTCAAGACTTGGGGTAACGGGGTATCTTCATTTACCTTCGTAATGAGTTCATTCCAAAGAAGTATTTGAATCCGAAATCATTTTCAAGTTTTTTGCAATTTGTTCAAAGCAGGGAGGAGAGTGTGTTTGAAAATGGggaaattaaataataatatatatatatatatattttttttaagataaaagaaaaagaaagatgatacGACcactatttttttgtttgttttatcaccaCTTTCATTGTATCATTTATTGTCTGCATTTCAGTTTTTGGTGTGTAATACCAGTGTCGCTACTTCATATCCTCTGTACtccaacaggggtcaaaggatcagatattcttgattcttgattattcttcttgcgcgcgcgcacgcgtgtgcgcgtgcgtgtgtgtgtgtggcacgcgcGCTTCAAGGAAAATGCCTTGGCAAAACAAGTTGTTTTTAATTCTGGTGCTTATCAAACTGCAGCCTGAATAAAGCTGAAAGTCAACTTGACCGACACGGAAAAAAAGCAGGCAGGTAAGAAAAAGCATCCCCTTCATTTCCAGCTGTCCCGACCTAAACACCGCAGACACACTCTGGCGTTTTCCCGTCATGCCTGTATCCTGCAGGAGGAGGGGCAGCTCACTCTGCAGATCAGGGTGGGAGACATGCGCAGATCACACCTCATTGAGACGCGCGTGCATGGCCTGCTGATCAAACGTCACGTGGTGCGCGAGAAGTACGTCTATCCTCTGTACCAGCATCAGGTAAGGGCcagggggcggaggggcggggagggagggggtggggggtggggggctgagatagatgcggaggtgtgtgtgtgtgtgtgtgtgtgtgtgtgtgtgtgtgttgtctgccaaagtggttgactgactgattgaatggtTAGTTGGTTGGCATAAAGTTAGCTGAACAGTTGACTCACGAAAGTACCGTTCTTCATGTTCTACATTCTATGTGCTCACAACATTTCACCTGCTGtgatccccctgtgtgtgtgtggttttgcagTTGGAGTTTGACGCCCACGAGATGGGAGACCGGCTGTTCCTGTTGTGGCCGCTAGTGCTGACCCACCGcatcactccctcctcccctctctacaCCCTCAAACCTGATGACCTCGTCTTTGACAAGTTTgaggtcatctgtctgtctgcatgtccctctgtctgtctgtctgtttctctctgtctctctctctgattatggcattcctcaggggtctgtTATAGGCCCTTTAGTATTCTCAATATATATTAACGAcctaccgctccatatgaaatccgtctgcgaattttttgcggatgatacaacaatccacacttctcatactgacattgtcggTCTTTACAAAAgtcttacaagaaagtactgatgagctcgttagatggaccgaactaaaccacatgtctcttcacccacaaaaaacGAAATGCATGtcaatcacaaccagacaaaagaggcaaaacactatacataatcttccttccatccaaattaaaggcgaacctattgaacaTGTCAGTGATcacaaagttctggggatcataattgacaacaatctcacttggaatcctcacataaattccctttgcaaaaagacagcccagaaaacccatcaactgtccaaaatcaaacatttccttgaccttcattcacggaaattatttttttcaagcacatatccagtctacaatagattatgcatcagcATTATGGGATTCTGCAAGTGCGAACatcatgaagccattacagaatcttcataagcGGGGGCTCAAGCTGATACTCCgtaaaaaagacttcccttttagactataaacaaacgaatattctcccactaatccgtagattagagtaaataaaggaatcatgatgcaaaagattatgacaggtaatgcaacaccaacattaatagacaaattttctgtaaattcatcaaggaattcccccaaagtccatatcccaattccaagaattgacttgttcaaatctaGTCTGGTCTattcaggcgccaccctatggaactcactcccagaaacaattaaacaacaccattgcccaaccaccttcaaaaaacatcgcctgtcccaccttatgccataatttgtaatgtaaatcgttcattttaatgatactgtttgtcaaatgtgtatggttgactgataacctccctcaccctccattcccactctgatctgtatagcggtgtgtgttgtgtgtgttgttttcattttgttcattttttcctgtaCATTTTACTGAcatcatgcttgtgcctgtatgccatgtgtgtgtgtgtgtgtgtgtgtgtgtgtgtgtgtgtgtgtgtgtgtgtgtgttgtttggttgagttggttgtttttttgttgttttttttcttccctgttatgtttgtgtgatgtgtaggGATACAGTCCCCACTGatggaacacatacacacacacacatacacacacacacgctcacacacacacacacgcacgcgcgcgcgtacacgcacgcacacacaaacacacacacacacacacacacacacacacacacacaaacacacacacacacacacactcgctcacacgcatacacacaaacacatacacatgcacacacatataaatatacacacgcgcgcgcgcacacacacacgcatatagatgcacagacacacacagacacacaaacaaacacacacactaccaaagggacccagcagtgtggtgtgtacagatcGTGGTGTTCCTGGAAGGCTACATAGAGGCCACAGGGGAAATGTGTCAGGCCCGCACCTCCTACACCACCCGGGAGATCCTGTGGGGACACAGGTTCACACGGCTCGAGGAGTACGACGCCAAGAACGACCTCTGGGTCATGGACTTCGTCCGCTTTAATCAGGTAGTCTGCTTGAGAGAGAAGCACTTTTCTCCCCACTGTCCACTTTAATCAGGTAGTCTGCTTGAGAGAGAAGCACTTTTCTCCCCACTGTCCACTTTAATCAGGTAGTCTGCTTGAGAGAGAAGCACTTTTCTCCCCACTGTCCACTTTAATCAGGTAGTCTGCTTGAGAGAGAAGCACTTTTCACCCCACTGTCCACTTTAATCAGGTAGTCTGCTTGAGAGAGAAGCACTTTTCTCCACACTGTCCACTTTAATCAGGTAGTCTGCTTGAGAGAGAAGCACTTTTCACCCCACTGTCCACTTTAATCAGGTAGTCTGCTTGAGAGAGAAGCACTTTTCACCCCACTGTCCACTTTAATCAGGTAGTCTgcttgagagagggagaagcactTTTCTCCCCACTGTCCGCTTTAATCAGGTAgtctgcttgagagagagagaagcactttTCTCCCCACTGTCCACTTTAATCAGGTAGTCTgcttgagagagggagaagcactTTTCACCTCACTGTCCACTTTAATCAGGTAGTCTgcttgagagagggagaagcactTTTCTCCCCACTGTCCGCTTTAATCAGGTAGTCTgcttgagagagggagaagcactTTTCACCTCACTGTCCACTTTAATCAGGTAGTCTgcttgagagagggagaagcactTTTCACCTCACTGTCCACTTTAATCAGGTAGTCTgcttgagagagggagaagcactTTTCTCCCCACTGTCCACTTTAATCAGGTTATCTACTTGAGAGAGAAGCACTTTCCAGCAACCCCACCCCGTCTCCCCGCTTTATCGCAGtgtcattctatctctgtctttctttgtattgATTGTAAATGGCAAACTTAGAACGACCACGAACACATTTATGAGAGATTTACTATGCTTCACATTTTTACTGACCCGTTTCATCGTATCTCGTACTGACACTTATTTGTCGATTTAATTAAAGACCGACTGTCGAAGTCAATAATTACTGGATTTCATTCTGGAGTATCTGATACAACTACCTTTGTTCGTCGGTATAAGTATATGAAGATTATGACTTGTTGTGTACCAAAAAAGATTAAATGCTTTTCCTTCTCCGTTGTGAATAATTTTCTGGAATATATTAGGAACACATATATTGCCCCAAAGTTAACCATAAATGCCTATACATATAGGTTGCTGATGTCCTCTACAATTGCTGAAACTGTCCGAAACTTCAGTCTTTATCTGTATAAAACATTTAAAATAAAAGAAGTCCCATTGACAtgagatttagaaaaaaaatcacgatgACAGGATTGAAGGTGCTCGTGCACAAAAGGCAAAGGCCTGTTGCTGAATAAACCTTTTGTATTCGTATccgtattctctgtctctgtctctctctcttccgttcccccctctctctcccccctctatcttccCGTGTCCTTCCCTCATCCCTGACGACGGCTGACAGGTGgtgcccagccccaccccccggGTCAGTGCAGCAGAGCTGGCTGCCCAGACCCCTGAGGACATGGCCGCCCTGTGTCAGTCCATGTCCCACGCGGACTTGAGGCGGAGCAACGCCACcattgacgacgacgatgatctcTACAACACGGCGTCCGAGtccaacgatgatgatgatgtttacgtTGTTGGTAagggggaagatggtggtggtagtttagCCTCGAGGGTGAGGGGcagctgaggggggtggggtgggggacaagatGGAGGGATGTGGCAGTGGCTGGGATGTTGGTAGTAGCAGTGACAGGTGATGGAAATGCGTTTGTAAACGGACAATGACAACCTAACAGCCTAACAACCacaaatgatgattatgatagtaaTGTAGCCAAGTGTGTCTTAGCTTCCATAGATAAACACCATGGCCATCTGTTGTAACCCGCGCGACGCCGTTCACAATTCAAACCAAGCTCATCCTAAATAAATGCCCCAAATTATTTATAAAACCAAATGTATATATCATTCACTACTTGAGCGAGCTTATGCTTATGTAAATTTAGGTTAGTTGGAATAATATTTGCATTTTACTTTAATCCTTTTGCTTGGAATGTCCGTTTGGCATTGAGGATTAcgtcatttcttttcttcctcacatatcgggtgtcccccaaaaagtgaaccgctttttgacaagtattttctcagtgatagagaaaccaaattcattgaaattttttacacagtaaccttagggtatcatcaacaagtctgcaaaatatctaaaagttcggacgcgactattgtcaaattcaaaacagcatatcaaaaaatccaatatcagaggaaaactcacttatttcagtttatgctcatcttcctccacgactaaacgaatcGGTTTCTTCCatgcagaaatgcttttacgtatttctttcaccgatatctcctcccatgacataattatcctgtccttaaacgcctgctcggtcaattcgTCTCTCACtgcccggtaaactttctccctcagagagtcccatatgtggaggccattcatccttcttgatgattTCTGGCGTAGcttcctccagatgggcctgggtaaCCCTACTTGTGTGGAAAGGGGCCCCATCTtactgaaacacgtaattgtttctaggataaagacgcctacaatccgggagattgtcatccaataactagatatagctttcactattaaccttggctctatcagtgtcaataaaatgatttttttttcctttccaggatactccagctgaaaccattcaTTTTGTTGAAAATCTAGAaatctcatgatagaggcgagatggctaaatttctcgtttccgtttcccataaacgcgatcgttttgacgatttttagctatctctaacgtacgtattttagcgataagtctattttacagtgacatgactccaccccttgccaggaaattcctttacgatccttcttccaccccagcctttctccttgaaacagttttcaatggtaaccttatcactttcactcaaaggcatggttgatccttccaaaacGAAACTTTGCACAGagctgattttggatacagaggaaaaaaaaaaaaaaaaaaaaaaaatcaatagacttgacacccagacaggctatttttagactgacactgattgacagatgctaacacctggcagctggcatgaacatgaaggtcacattgcacagctctgatatttgattttttgagatgctgttttgaatttgacaatactcgcataatttgcgtccgaacttcaAGATATTTTGCGAACTTGTTGTTGATACTCTAagtttactgtgtgaaaattttctctatcactgagaaaatacttttcAAAAAGCTGTTCAATTTTTTTAGGGACACACGATATAATGATTCATTTTTTAATTCCACATGTGATCGGCACACAAAAAGTACATTGTTCTTGTGTTGGGAGGAAACCAATCATGCACTGATTTGATCAGTCAACGTTCCCACTGCTGCAGACAGCCTCCTCGTCTCCTCCTGGCCCTGTGCAGTGTCGGCCAACAGATGGTTCACGTCACGTGTCATCTCCTCCACAGCATCTGCCAGTCCACTCCTCTGTTGCAGTCCGTCACAGCGCTCACTGATCTGCTCACATTCCCCCTTCACCTGCTTCAGTTTTTATTGAACTCAGATCATGTCtgatgtctgctgtctgttgccCTTGTTGCTGCCTCTGCTCTGGAATGGCTTTCAGGATCTCACTGGCCACATCCCTCCACTCTGCCTCTGCTCTGGAATGGCTTTCAGGATCTCACTGGCCACATCCCTCCACTCTGCCTCTGGCAGTGTCCAGCTGTGTGCCAGTCCGCGTTCTTCGTGACAGGTCCGCGGTTTTCCTCCACGTCTCCACTCAACCGAAGTCGCCATGGCGACAGCACGGCGTTTGTTGCAATCAGCATTACGAGCACTGGCACGTACCCAGCGTGCTGACACATTGGGTGTTGACACTCATCTTCTCAACCCGGATATACAATTTCCACTGTTGACACTGTACCATGATGCACATCCATTTTGTTGAAGACAGCATTATCACTGGACACGCAGAACAGTCTTCTCCATACAGCAGCACCACCATCAACGGCGAACAGCAAAAGAGATATCCAGCGAAAATATCTGTCACTGTCATTCCCATGTCAGGTTGACCTGTCGGCTTGCTCACCGGTATATATATTTGGCAGCACTCGAGTCACCCCTGATTTACCACAAAATAGGCCTGTGagaaccctcacacacacaagtccaccATTGTCCCACATTTGGTAGTTCTCACATTCGACAGCAACTTTTCTTGTTCCACAGTATTTCCTTTGAACTTGAAAATCCACAACTATGAAACACAGCTCTTCACTCAGCCTGCACACATGTCGCCATCTTTCTCGCGACtcccctagagagagagagagagagagagagagagagtgtgtgtgtgtgcgcgcgcgcgtgtgcatgttcatgtctCTGTTAGCTTCAGTGTgattacttcacgtgcaaaatattaTTCATGTGGGATGGATGTGCTGTATCTTGACATGTTTTTACAAAGTGATTGAGAAATTAGACTGTTTCGAATTGAGAATCCAAATAGTTGAAAGCAATTGCTCAATTTAattgactttttaaaaaaaatccttttttaaaaattatttttagtCGTTTCGCATATTTTGGAACAAGTTGTAGATGGATGTGTAGTATTTGGAAAAGTGATgttgggagtgagtgagtgaacgaacTTTGATAGACATTACTGTACGTTTGCTTTCGTGGACTTTGatgttttgtccacagggtatttatttattcatttattttccttcGTGTACGAGTACAGTCCCTTGCCTTTTAATCCTTCACTTTCCCGTTCCCTTCCCCATATTCCAACACGTTCCCCATCTTTGATCAAAGACTTGGAAAAGAACCTGAAGACTGGACTGATGTGGTGACAGGACCCAATTCAACTGGCTACATGGATGGCATGCATTACTTAtactccgttgtgtgtgtgtgtgtgtgtgtgtgtgtgtgcaggccagcCCATCGAGATCCCATTTACGCCAATGTCTTCTGACGAGTGATGGCAGACAGAAGCCCACACCGCTGTGGACTGGCGGAACGTGGTTTCTCTGAACGTTGTACATGTGTGTCAATATGGGGGCGGGTTTAAAGGGACGGGGGGAGAGGCAGGGTGGATAAGAGTGGGCTGGCAGATAATCATGAGTGAAGGGAATGTGGGAATTTCAATACTCAATATTTATGCAATCAGAGTTTCGCTTTTGCTGTTTCTTggtatgagtgtttgtgttggaTACCTCACGTGTGTGGTGACTGGCTGGCCACAGTGCTGGCTCATGTTGACTGTTACCTGTCGGTGACCTCACTGGCCATGGTTTAAGTCGatacagttgtttgttgtttcttttttttttttattcaaatgcTGATTACAAACAGTAGCTGTTACCTAGTACTGCATCTCCTTGGATCTGGATACCGGCCACTATCACTATAAAATGTACTCCATGGCTCCTTGGTCCACAGCCCACATGTTCACAACAGTTCAGGACAACAAGTCCTACATGCCTGATCCTTTTGACGGCCAAATAAGCAGGATTCTTCAAGGAGGCAATGACAAAGTATAAAGTATAAAGTGACAGTTGGGATTCTATGCGCTGTAACCAAGGCATTGTACGTTTTCTGATTCTTCATTTTCCTTCTTGGCTTTTGGCAGTTTTGTACTTTGGTGTCAGAAATGTGCTAAATTTATGTTGAATTCAGAGCTACACATTTCGCAAAATCCCTAGCGGTAATGTTCAGGCATTTGATGAAGCCACTAAATGCTttagtcttttttattttataatgaaATGACCAGTTGAAGCACTGAATTaaggaattcacacacacacacacacacacacacacacacacacacacacacacacacacacacacacacgcgcatcacATTCTGATTCCAAAATGAGTGGATTAGGGAAGGGAccggtaattgcgaacagcgtctaattgcgaacgattcgtataccgtcccactttgaagcgttcttaacggttgcatttcacaatttaacgtcggcttcgacctttttctaatactttgATGAATAATCCATTCCAAAAAGCAGTCAAACATTAGCTGTTTCTGACTATTTccgtgctctttcttctcttcgcgcaccactgccgaccaaagttacaaacgtgctctcaaagatcaatggaagcaagttgtaggacttgaactttgacacggtttaaaatagttgatttgatcggatatgtttaatgcgcattgccagtgctgtgagaatttaagaaagcgtattggtgacagatcagagcgtcagttttgacaggcatatgcaaaatagtgtcgtttgcaatcagaccataggatattttgacgtgaatATATTTGTGAACGATGCAGCAcagctactgagcactctcaaaaagttgtgtttgtgtgcggtgtgaggtgagtgtgtttaaatgtgtg
Above is a window of Babylonia areolata isolate BAREFJ2019XMU chromosome 28, ASM4173473v1, whole genome shotgun sequence DNA encoding:
- the LOC143301933 gene encoding G protein-activated inward rectifier potassium channel 3-like → MASNVINIEDDHPRWEEYKFERLRHPSVEDDIDKNPYPQRFDNSRNNRPRRSLVKKEGQSNVTFKGVKSKTRRYLKDLFITLLEMQWRYVILLFFGTFLAFYLAFALVYYLLAWLHGDFSNLDNPAYAPCIQNLEGMWDAFLFSIETQSTIGYGIIYAHPECGSTLPFIFLQVAAGFLFETLLFGFVFAKLSRPKHRRHTLAFSRHACILQEEGQLTLQIRVGDMRRSHLIETRVHGLLIKRHVVREKYVYPLYQHQLEFDAHEMGDRLFLLWPLVLTHRITPSSPLYTLKPDDLVFDKFEIVVFLEGYIEATGEMCQARTSYTTREILWGHRFTRLEEYDAKNDLWVMDFVRFNQVVPSPTPRVSAAELAAQTPEDMAALCQSMSHADLRRSNATIDDDDDLYNTASESNDDDDVYVVGQPIEIPFTPMSSDE